One Flavobacteriales bacterium genomic window carries:
- a CDS encoding DUF547 domain-containing protein, translating into MVIWHGFRPSLRMKTLFPFFLLLFSFFSVHAQEFNSFFSENVKDGLVDYSGIKKNPTELNTLLKAIANAAAKKGDDQKAFLINAYNTFVIKGIVDHYPVEGPLKVDGFFDKQTFNLRGKQVTLNQLEKEMLMKQFPDPRLHFVLVCAAKGCPKLASFAYNGKELETQLESQTRAIINDPDFIHLSGSNAQVSQIFDWYAADFGGKDHVIPFIQKYLLKKIKLNPKYSFYEYDWSLNEL; encoded by the coding sequence ATGGTGATCTGGCACGGATTTCGTCCTTCGCTTCGCATGAAAACTCTTTTCCCCTTTTTCCTTCTTCTTTTTTCTTTTTTCTCTGTTCATGCGCAGGAGTTCAATTCGTTTTTCAGCGAAAATGTGAAGGATGGTCTCGTAGATTATTCGGGTATCAAGAAAAATCCTACCGAGCTGAATACCCTGCTGAAGGCAATTGCCAATGCGGCCGCAAAAAAAGGTGATGACCAAAAAGCCTTTCTCATCAACGCGTACAACACATTCGTCATCAAGGGAATTGTGGACCATTACCCCGTGGAAGGCCCGCTGAAAGTGGATGGTTTCTTCGACAAGCAGACCTTCAACCTGAGAGGGAAACAAGTGACGCTCAACCAGCTTGAAAAGGAAATGCTGATGAAGCAGTTTCCCGACCCACGCTTGCATTTCGTATTGGTCTGTGCCGCCAAAGGTTGTCCAAAACTGGCCTCGTTCGCTTACAACGGAAAGGAACTCGAAACGCAATTGGAAAGTCAGACACGAGCCATCATCAACGACCCTGATTTCATCCACTTGAGCGGGTCGAATGCACAGGTTTCACAGATATTCGATTGGTACGCGGCCGATTTCGGAGGCAAAGACCATGTGATCCCGTTCATTCAGAAATATCTGCTCAAGAAAATCAAACTCAATCCTAAATATTCGTTCTATGAATACGATTGGAGTTTGAATGAACTGTAA
- a CDS encoding alpha/beta fold hydrolase — protein MIHNEYTWKSKTGITVYGQSWLVENPKAVVGIVHGMGEHSGRYNYMVDALNAANISVVSYDQIGHGKTQSKRGHVANYNILLGCANELVAKMIELVPAKPVFLFGHSMGGNVVLNYLLQRKPRINGAIVSAPWLKLAFDPPAIQVKLGRLVSNILPGLLQSTKLDVTAISRDPKEVKRYSDDPLVHDKISTAFFVGVHDSGEWALEHASELETPLLLYHGTGDQLTSHDASKQFAEKAGSNVTFRSLEGYYHESHNEAEADRQEVFKMIINWINSHLGK, from the coding sequence ATGATACACAACGAGTACACGTGGAAGTCGAAGACGGGAATTACGGTTTACGGACAGTCGTGGTTGGTAGAGAATCCGAAAGCGGTGGTCGGTATCGTTCACGGAATGGGAGAACATTCGGGCCGATACAATTACATGGTCGATGCATTGAATGCCGCGAATATCTCGGTGGTTTCCTACGATCAGATCGGTCATGGAAAAACGCAGAGCAAGCGCGGACATGTGGCCAACTACAATATTCTTCTTGGCTGCGCCAACGAACTGGTAGCGAAAATGATCGAGCTGGTTCCCGCTAAACCCGTTTTTCTGTTCGGGCACAGCATGGGCGGCAACGTGGTGCTCAACTATCTGCTTCAGCGCAAGCCAAGGATAAATGGCGCCATTGTTTCTGCGCCTTGGTTGAAATTGGCATTCGACCCACCAGCCATTCAGGTGAAGCTCGGAAGATTGGTAAGTAATATTCTGCCAGGATTGCTGCAATCCACAAAATTGGATGTGACCGCCATTTCGCGCGACCCGAAAGAAGTGAAGCGCTATTCTGACGATCCGTTGGTGCATGATAAGATCAGTACCGCGTTTTTTGTGGGAGTGCATGATAGTGGCGAGTGGGCACTTGAACATGCATCGGAACTCGAAACTCCGTTGTTGCTGTATCACGGAACGGGCGACCAATTGACCTCGCATGATGCATCAAAGCAGTTTGCCGAAAAGGCTGGGAGCAATGTGACCTTCAGGTCTTTGGAAGGATATTACCACGAAAGCCACAACGAGGCGGAGGCCGATCGTCAAGAGGTTTTCAAGATGATCATCAACTGGATCAACTCCCACTTGGGAAAGTAA
- a CDS encoding AAA family ATPase translates to MNRIERIIFPQLEKRVFSGKAIVLTGPRQTGKTTLLKKLASSLGEYLYLDGDDPRTREQLTDVGYEQLRSVIGEHKVVFIDEAQRIINGGLTMKMITDRFPQVQLLVSGSSALEMGDSVNEPLTGRKWEFNLYPITWEEWQHHNDFLTVQAQLEQRLVYGMYPDVLNNIGDERPVLQELSSSYLYKDLLALAGIRKPDVLQKLVQALALQCGSEVSYNELAQLLNIDKNTVSSYIDLLEKAFVVFTLPAYSRNLRTEIKQGRKVYFYDNGIRNAVIDNFNPIQLRQDVGALWENFLISERIKYLQTHRVLGKSYFWRTTHQQEVDYLEERNGQLTAFEFKWNPKKKPRIPPKFKENYKTGGSVVNRDNFTDFLIPSAPLV, encoded by the coding sequence ATGAACCGTATTGAACGTATCATATTCCCGCAGTTGGAAAAGCGGGTATTTTCGGGCAAGGCAATCGTACTTACCGGGCCTCGCCAGACGGGAAAAACCACATTGCTCAAAAAACTGGCATCCTCTCTCGGAGAGTACCTCTACCTTGATGGGGACGACCCAAGAACGCGCGAACAGCTTACCGATGTGGGTTATGAGCAACTGCGCAGCGTCATCGGTGAACACAAAGTGGTTTTTATTGATGAAGCCCAACGGATCATCAATGGTGGACTGACCATGAAGATGATCACCGACAGGTTTCCACAAGTTCAATTATTGGTCAGTGGCTCATCTGCTTTGGAAATGGGCGACTCCGTCAATGAACCGCTCACAGGTCGTAAATGGGAATTCAACCTTTATCCGATAACCTGGGAAGAATGGCAGCATCACAATGATTTTCTCACGGTGCAGGCACAATTGGAGCAGCGATTGGTCTACGGTATGTACCCGGATGTGTTGAACAATATCGGAGATGAAAGACCGGTCTTGCAGGAGTTAAGCTCAAGTTACCTGTACAAGGATCTTCTTGCCTTGGCCGGCATCAGGAAACCCGATGTACTACAGAAACTTGTTCAGGCATTGGCACTGCAATGCGGTTCTGAGGTCAGTTACAATGAACTTGCACAACTTCTCAACATCGACAAGAACACGGTTTCTTCTTACATCGACCTGCTGGAAAAGGCGTTTGTCGTGTTCACACTTCCGGCATACAGTCGAAATCTTAGAACCGAGATCAAACAAGGTCGGAAGGTCTATTTTTACGACAATGGCATCCGAAATGCGGTGATCGATAATTTCAATCCAATTCAACTCCGACAGGACGTTGGTGCGCTTTGGGAGAATTTTCTGATCAGCGAACGCATCAAATACCTGCAGACACACCGTGTTTTGGGTAAAAGCTATTTTTGGCGAACGACCCATCAACAGGAGGTTGATTATTTGGAGGAACGGAATGGGCAACTTACCGCTTTTGAGTTCAAGTGGAATCCGAAGAAGAAACCGCGAATCCCCCCTAAATTCAAAGAGAATTACAAGACCGGGGGGTCTGTTGTAAACCGCGACAATTTCACCGATTTCCTCATCCCATCAGCACCGCTCGTATGA
- a CDS encoding redoxin domain-containing protein: protein MRSLIFISALFIAGCASKPDIQTIPLTDVANAEAHINPRENALSVIYFLSPECPLCINYTLAMRNLEQDFASDSIVFYGIYSKEWFTPAEVDSFALKYDLGFKMLFDDGNRLAHALNATVTPEVVVLNRDGDKIYSGKIDNWVNDLGKKKLEVTDHYLENALVAWRDGEPIEPKRTEPKGCLIE from the coding sequence ATGCGGTCGCTTATTTTCATTTCGGCTCTCTTTATTGCTGGATGCGCCAGCAAGCCTGATATTCAGACCATTCCACTGACAGATGTCGCGAATGCTGAGGCACACATCAACCCCAGAGAGAATGCGCTTTCTGTCATCTATTTCCTTTCGCCTGAATGTCCACTATGCATCAATTACACGCTGGCGATGCGGAATTTGGAGCAGGATTTCGCATCTGACAGCATCGTTTTTTATGGCATCTATTCAAAGGAATGGTTTACGCCTGCCGAGGTCGATTCCTTTGCATTGAAATATGACCTCGGCTTCAAAATGCTTTTTGATGACGGCAACCGATTGGCGCATGCACTCAACGCAACCGTTACTCCAGAAGTGGTGGTTTTGAACCGCGATGGAGACAAGATCTATAGCGGCAAAATTGACAACTGGGTGAACGACCTTGGTAAGAAGAAACTGGAGGTTACCGACCATTATCTCGAAAATGCGCTGGTTGCTTGGCGTGATGGAGAACCCATTGAACCGAAACGAACTGAACCCAAAGGTTGTCTCATCGAATGA
- the glpK gene encoding glycerol kinase GlpK, with translation MAKYVLALDQGTTSSRAILFDKKGAIAGVSQKEFTQYFPKGGWVEHDPMEIWSSQLEVAQDVLKKNAVSAKDIAAIGITNQRETTVVWDRKTGKPIYNAIVWQDRRTASICDKLKADGLEKDIRNRTGLVVDAYFSGTKVKWILDNVKGARKQAEKGELAFGTVDSWLIWNLTKGQTHVTDYSNASRTLIYNINELKWDKKLLKAIDVPESVLPEVKDSSSVYGKTDKSLFGGEIAIAGIAGDQQSALFGQACFEPGMAKNTYGTGCFMLMNTGENPVKSKQGLLTTIAWGLDGKVEYALEGSVFIAGAAIQWLRDGLKMIDESPDSEYYAMKVNDTDGVYVVPAFAGLGAPYWDMYARGAMFGLTRGTTKQHIIRATLESLAYQTKDVLDAMQKDSKITLNALRVDGGACANDLLMQFQSDILQTEVQRPHVIETTALGAAYLAGIAVGFYQKDQISKNWAIDRTFKPNMSSAESKKLYKGWQKAVERTMDWEKE, from the coding sequence ATGGCTAAATATGTTCTTGCCTTAGATCAAGGCACCACCAGCTCACGAGCAATCCTATTCGATAAAAAAGGTGCAATTGCGGGCGTTTCGCAGAAAGAATTCACGCAATATTTCCCGAAAGGCGGTTGGGTGGAACACGACCCAATGGAAATCTGGAGCAGCCAATTGGAGGTTGCGCAGGATGTACTTAAAAAGAACGCTGTTTCAGCGAAGGACATCGCGGCTATCGGCATTACCAACCAGCGCGAAACAACCGTTGTTTGGGACCGAAAAACAGGAAAACCGATCTACAACGCCATCGTTTGGCAAGACCGAAGAACGGCTTCCATCTGCGATAAACTCAAAGCCGATGGTTTGGAAAAAGACATCCGAAACCGAACAGGTTTGGTGGTCGATGCTTATTTCTCAGGCACCAAAGTGAAATGGATTCTTGATAATGTGAAAGGTGCGCGAAAGCAGGCTGAAAAAGGCGAGTTGGCTTTTGGAACCGTTGATTCTTGGCTCATTTGGAACCTGACCAAAGGCCAAACGCACGTCACCGATTATTCGAATGCCTCAAGAACATTGATCTACAACATCAACGAACTGAAATGGGACAAGAAACTGCTGAAAGCGATTGATGTTCCTGAATCGGTTCTTCCAGAAGTGAAAGACAGCAGTTCGGTTTACGGTAAAACCGATAAATCACTTTTCGGTGGCGAGATTGCCATTGCAGGTATTGCTGGTGACCAGCAATCTGCGCTGTTCGGTCAGGCGTGTTTTGAGCCTGGGATGGCCAAGAACACCTACGGAACGGGCTGCTTCATGCTGATGAACACAGGCGAAAACCCCGTCAAATCCAAGCAAGGTCTTTTAACCACTATTGCTTGGGGATTGGACGGAAAAGTGGAATATGCACTTGAAGGTTCGGTGTTCATTGCAGGTGCGGCCATCCAATGGCTTCGCGATGGCTTGAAGATGATCGATGAGTCGCCCGACTCTGAGTATTACGCCATGAAAGTAAATGACACCGATGGTGTGTATGTGGTTCCTGCATTTGCAGGATTGGGCGCGCCTTATTGGGACATGTACGCCCGTGGTGCCATGTTCGGCCTCACTCGTGGAACAACCAAACAGCACATTATCCGAGCAACGCTTGAATCGTTGGCCTATCAGACAAAAGACGTTTTGGATGCGATGCAAAAAGATTCGAAGATCACGCTGAACGCTCTTCGTGTGGATGGCGGTGCATGCGCCAACGACCTGCTCATGCAGTTCCAATCAGATATCCTTCAAACGGAAGTGCAGCGTCCGCATGTAATAGAGACGACCGCTCTTGGTGCGGCTTACTTAGCTGGAATTGCGGTTGGCTTCTATCAAAAAGATCAGATTTCGAAGAACTGGGCCATCGACCGAACGTTCAAACCAAACATGTCATCAGCTGAAAGCAAGAAGCTGTACAAAGGCTGGCAAAAGGCGGTGGAGCGCACGATGGATTGGGAAAAGGAATAA
- a CDS encoding FAD-dependent oxidoreductase, whose translation MFSANDRSSIIEKLKNETFDLLVIGGGITGVGIALDAAGRGLKVALVEKQDFAAGTSSRSTKLIHGGLRYLKQLEFGLVREVGQERKTVYHNAPHLVIPEKMLLPITKDGSFGKTSASFGIYTYDWLAGVKRSERRNVLDRKQTLNREPLLKKEGLEAGIVYWEYRSDDARLVIEVAKTATEDGALLLNYCEFKDFIYQNDHIAGGEMTDLRSGKSFRIKAKRTINAAGPWVDNVRSHDEEVQGKRLHLTKGVHLVFDHERFPLRQAVYFDVPDGRMIFAIPRDNATYVGTTDTNYSDKIERPHVTQEDVDYILKATNNAFDIEPLTEADIQSTWAGLRPLIHEDGKSPSELSRKDEIFISKHGLISIAGGKLTGYRKMAERTVDLALRQLEAEQKQPFILSRSSSRKLSGGTFHSLKAFISEVGETELTSVELASLFHKYGSNALEIISNIDWKNKDRTLAILLAELKYSVENEMITELSDFLIRRTGRLYFEKPVADKYAEQLNEELAQLLKLSDEQKKASLNTYRCESKDVLNFV comes from the coding sequence ATGTTTTCTGCCAACGACCGCTCATCCATCATTGAAAAACTCAAAAACGAGACCTTCGATCTGTTGGTCATCGGTGGTGGAATTACGGGTGTTGGCATTGCGCTCGATGCCGCTGGCAGAGGATTGAAAGTGGCGTTGGTAGAGAAGCAGGATTTTGCAGCGGGAACAAGCAGCCGCAGCACCAAACTGATCCATGGTGGTCTGCGTTACCTGAAGCAACTGGAATTCGGATTGGTGCGCGAAGTGGGACAGGAACGGAAAACCGTCTACCACAATGCGCCTCATTTGGTCATTCCAGAGAAGATGCTGCTGCCGATAACCAAAGATGGTTCGTTCGGGAAAACCTCCGCTTCGTTTGGGATTTACACCTACGATTGGCTTGCGGGCGTAAAACGCAGCGAGCGCAGGAACGTTCTTGACCGCAAGCAGACCTTGAACAGAGAACCTCTTCTGAAGAAAGAGGGATTAGAAGCTGGAATCGTTTACTGGGAATACCGAAGCGATGATGCGCGGTTGGTAATTGAGGTGGCCAAAACCGCTACGGAAGATGGCGCGCTGCTTCTCAATTACTGCGAATTCAAAGACTTCATCTACCAGAACGATCACATTGCGGGTGGCGAAATGACCGACCTGAGATCGGGAAAATCGTTCCGCATAAAAGCAAAACGAACCATTAACGCGGCTGGGCCGTGGGTAGATAATGTGCGGTCGCACGATGAGGAAGTGCAGGGCAAGCGGCTGCATCTGACCAAAGGTGTTCACTTGGTTTTCGACCATGAGCGGTTTCCGCTGCGGCAGGCTGTTTATTTTGATGTGCCTGACGGCCGAATGATCTTCGCCATTCCGCGCGACAATGCCACCTATGTCGGTACAACCGACACCAACTATTCAGACAAGATCGAGCGACCACACGTAACGCAAGAAGACGTGGATTACATCCTGAAAGCAACAAACAATGCGTTCGACATTGAACCTTTGACCGAAGCGGACATTCAGTCCACGTGGGCAGGTTTGCGCCCATTGATACATGAGGATGGAAAATCGCCTTCTGAACTTTCGCGCAAGGACGAAATTTTCATTTCCAAGCATGGGTTGATCAGTATTGCAGGTGGAAAGTTGACGGGTTACCGTAAAATGGCCGAACGCACGGTTGATCTTGCGCTGCGCCAATTGGAAGCGGAGCAAAAACAACCGTTCATTCTTTCACGCTCTTCGAGCAGGAAATTATCTGGTGGAACCTTCCACAGCCTCAAGGCTTTCATCTCTGAAGTGGGCGAAACCGAACTGACATCGGTTGAACTGGCAAGCCTTTTCCACAAGTACGGAAGCAATGCGTTGGAGATCATTTCCAACATCGATTGGAAAAATAAGGACAGAACCCTCGCCATTCTCTTGGCCGAACTGAAGTACAGCGTGGAAAACGAAATGATCACCGAACTCTCTGATTTCCTCATTCGAAGAACAGGACGTCTCTACTTCGAAAAACCTGTGGCCGACAAATATGCTGAGCAGCTTAACGAAGAACTTGCCCAGTTGCTGAAGCTGAGCGATGAGCAGAAAAAGGCTTCGCTGAACACCTATCGCTGCGAAAGCAAGGATGTGCTGAATTTTGTTTGA
- a CDS encoding endonuclease/exonuclease/phosphatase family protein, translating to MKKSLRTALFIILLPILWVVCNLIYGTMTDYQPPKEETVAIRATHAQRPDSIVRLIDWNVGYCGLGEESDFFYDGGKTVRMKEETVRKNLDGVLSFVKNNDSVDVFLLQEVDTLSKRSWQFNEYNELRSMLPHFNASFTLNYNVRFVPIPFTEPMGKVMGGLASFNRFTVTNAMRYQFPSSYAWPNRIYFLDRCFMVQRMPYNDVELVIINTHNSAYDDGSLKKAEMDFLKDFLITEEEKGNYVIVGGDWNQHAPGTGDRAVPQDFLDGWTWAFDTSYPTNRNLEKAYVAGETQTQVIDFYLCSPNISVEAVKVINLDFKFSDHQPVYLRAKLKG from the coding sequence ATGAAAAAAAGCCTCCGTACCGCACTCTTCATCATTCTGCTGCCCATTCTGTGGGTGGTATGCAACCTTATTTACGGAACCATGACCGATTATCAGCCTCCGAAAGAGGAAACGGTGGCCATTCGGGCAACTCATGCGCAGCGGCCAGACAGCATTGTCCGCCTTATCGACTGGAACGTGGGTTATTGCGGATTGGGAGAGGAGTCGGACTTCTTCTATGATGGCGGAAAAACCGTGCGGATGAAGGAGGAAACTGTCCGAAAAAATCTGGATGGCGTTCTCAGTTTTGTAAAGAATAATGATTCGGTGGATGTTTTCCTTCTACAAGAAGTAGACACGCTTTCTAAGCGAAGCTGGCAGTTTAACGAGTATAACGAACTGCGTTCCATGCTTCCTCATTTCAACGCTTCGTTCACGCTCAACTATAATGTGCGTTTTGTACCTATTCCATTTACGGAACCCATGGGTAAAGTGATGGGCGGATTGGCCTCTTTCAACCGTTTTACGGTCACCAACGCCATGCGTTATCAGTTTCCATCAAGCTACGCTTGGCCGAACCGTATCTATTTCCTCGACCGCTGTTTCATGGTGCAGCGCATGCCGTACAACGATGTGGAACTGGTCATCATCAACACGCACAATTCCGCGTATGACGATGGTTCGTTGAAAAAGGCCGAAATGGATTTCCTGAAAGATTTCCTGATAACGGAAGAGGAAAAGGGAAACTACGTGATCGTTGGAGGCGATTGGAACCAACATGCGCCAGGAACGGGAGATCGAGCAGTTCCGCAGGATTTTCTGGATGGCTGGACGTGGGCATTTGACACCTCCTACCCTACCAACCGAAACTTGGAAAAGGCTTACGTTGCCGGAGAAACACAAACGCAGGTCATCGACTTTTATCTCTGTAGCCCGAATATTTCGGTGGAGGCGGTCAAGGTCATCAACCTCGATTTCAAATTCTCCGACCACCAACCCGTTTACCTTCGGGCCAAACTAAAAGGCTGA